A region from the Leptolyngbya iicbica LK genome encodes:
- a CDS encoding helicase-related protein, producing MKFAVGALVKARDREWVVLPDSTDDMLILRPLGGTEDEVTGIFLPLEPVEPAQFELPDPKKLGDYRSCRMLRDAVRLGFRSSAGPFRSFAKLAVEPRPYQLVPLLMALKLEPVRLLIADDVGIGKTVEAALVAKELIDRGEVDRLAILCPPHLAEQWQLELQSKFHIDAELVLPSTATRLERNCRLGQSLFDLYPYVIVSTDFIKSEHRRDEFLRTCPELVIVDEAHTCAFAGEGRSGKHQRHQLIKGLADAPDRHLILVTATPHSGKEAAFRSLLALLNPDFADLPEELGGKDNEAIRRRVAAHFVQRRRGDIRTYLDADTPFPTRLEAEETYALSPEYKKLFDRILNYARETVQDPDGGNRHRQRVRWWSALGLLRSLASSPAAAATTLRNRADTLDTQTPEEADEIGRRAVMDLMEDDAKEGLDVVPGSDIGELTTDVQRHRDRILRMAREAEGLKGKKDAKLQKIIALAKDFLKDGFQTIIFCRFIPTAEYVADELRNTLRGVEVVAVTGTLPPAEREERVEQLSQSPQRVLVCTDCLSEGINLQAHFNAVIHYDLSWNPTRHEQREGRVDRYGQPQDKVRVLTYYGTDNQIDGIVLNVLIRKHRSIRSSLGISVPVPVDTDQLVEAIFEGLLLREQSSNVSDQLSLFDEDFFKPQKDQFFGQWEAASEREKRSRTMFAQETIKVEDVVRELQAIRSAIGSSVDVAAFTEAAFKVHQAVVSETPTKALAFDLSETPQALKDAVGGQESFQARFELPIQDGQLYLNRTHPIVEGLATHVMDTALDPMVDSVARRCGVIRTNQVSRRTTLLLTRFRFHIIAKQGDEENPLLAEDCQILAFTGSPEKAEWLEPGQAEKLLTATPDGNISADQATTFLQKVIDQFDHLSPHLESVAQQRGNDLLEAHRRVRSAAKLKGVRYRVEPQLPPDVLGIYMFMPVPKT from the coding sequence ATGAAGTTTGCTGTAGGTGCCCTAGTCAAAGCTCGCGATCGCGAGTGGGTCGTCCTCCCCGACTCCACCGACGATATGCTCATCCTTCGCCCCCTGGGTGGCACCGAAGATGAAGTTACCGGCATCTTTCTCCCTCTGGAGCCCGTCGAACCTGCCCAGTTCGAGCTACCCGACCCCAAAAAACTCGGTGACTACCGCTCCTGCCGCATGTTGCGCGATGCCGTGCGCCTCGGTTTCCGTTCCAGTGCTGGCCCCTTCCGGTCCTTTGCCAAACTAGCCGTTGAGCCCCGTCCCTATCAGCTCGTACCGCTACTTATGGCCCTAAAGCTAGAGCCCGTGCGCCTGCTCATTGCCGACGACGTAGGTATCGGCAAAACCGTCGAAGCCGCCCTCGTCGCCAAAGAACTGATCGATCGCGGCGAAGTCGATCGCCTCGCTATCCTCTGCCCGCCCCACCTGGCCGAACAGTGGCAGTTAGAGCTTCAGAGCAAATTCCATATCGATGCCGAACTGGTGCTGCCCAGCACCGCCACCCGCCTAGAGCGCAACTGCCGCTTGGGGCAGTCACTCTTTGACCTTTATCCCTACGTCATTGTTTCGACCGACTTCATTAAGTCAGAGCACCGGCGAGATGAATTTCTGCGCACCTGTCCCGAACTGGTGATTGTAGACGAAGCCCATACATGTGCCTTTGCCGGGGAAGGTCGAAGCGGTAAGCATCAGCGGCACCAACTCATCAAAGGTTTAGCCGATGCGCCTGATCGCCATCTCATTTTGGTGACAGCCACTCCCCATAGCGGTAAAGAAGCCGCCTTCCGGTCGCTGCTGGCTTTGCTTAATCCTGACTTTGCCGATTTGCCTGAAGAGCTGGGCGGCAAAGACAACGAAGCTATCCGCCGCCGGGTGGCGGCCCACTTTGTCCAGCGCCGCCGGGGCGACATTCGCACTTACCTGGATGCCGATACCCCCTTTCCCACTCGCTTAGAGGCCGAGGAGACCTATGCGCTATCCCCCGAGTACAAAAAGCTGTTTGACCGCATTCTGAACTACGCTCGCGAAACCGTTCAAGATCCCGATGGGGGCAACCGTCACCGACAGCGGGTGCGGTGGTGGTCGGCCTTGGGGCTGCTGCGATCTCTTGCCTCTAGCCCCGCTGCTGCTGCCACCACCCTGCGCAACCGAGCCGACACCCTCGACACCCAAACCCCCGAAGAAGCCGATGAAATCGGTCGCCGGGCGGTAATGGATTTGATGGAGGATGACGCCAAAGAAGGGCTTGATGTGGTTCCTGGTAGCGATATCGGCGAACTCACCACCGATGTCCAACGCCACCGCGATCGCATACTGCGCATGGCCCGCGAAGCAGAGGGGTTGAAGGGCAAGAAAGACGCCAAACTCCAAAAAATCATCGCCCTGGCCAAAGACTTCCTCAAAGATGGATTCCAAACCATTATCTTCTGCCGGTTTATCCCCACCGCTGAGTATGTGGCAGACGAGCTAAGAAATACCTTGCGCGGGGTTGAGGTGGTCGCTGTTACCGGTACCCTGCCACCGGCTGAGCGGGAAGAACGGGTAGAGCAGTTATCCCAGTCGCCCCAGCGGGTGCTGGTCTGTACCGATTGCTTGAGTGAGGGCATCAACCTTCAAGCCCACTTCAACGCCGTTATTCACTACGACCTGTCGTGGAACCCCACTCGCCACGAGCAGCGTGAAGGCCGAGTAGACCGCTACGGCCAACCCCAAGATAAAGTGCGGGTGCTGACCTATTACGGCACTGACAACCAGATTGACGGCATTGTTCTGAATGTTCTGATTCGCAAGCACCGCTCTATCCGCAGTTCTTTGGGCATTTCGGTGCCCGTGCCCGTCGATACTGACCAACTGGTTGAAGCCATCTTCGAAGGGCTACTGCTGCGAGAACAGTCTTCTAACGTCTCTGACCAGCTTTCTCTCTTTGACGAAGACTTCTTCAAACCACAAAAGGATCAATTTTTCGGCCAGTGGGAAGCTGCGTCGGAACGAGAGAAGCGATCGCGCACCATGTTTGCTCAAGAAACCATCAAGGTCGAAGACGTGGTTCGAGAGCTGCAAGCAATTCGTTCAGCCATTGGTTCTAGCGTCGATGTCGCCGCTTTTACCGAAGCCGCCTTCAAAGTTCATCAAGCGGTCGTCAGTGAAACACCGACCAAGGCATTAGCGTTCGACCTGTCAGAAACGCCCCAGGCTTTGAAGGATGCTGTTGGCGGGCAGGAATCCTTCCAGGCTCGGTTCGAACTCCCTATTCAAGATGGTCAGCTTTACCTGAACCGGACCCATCCCATCGTGGAAGGTCTGGCAACCCACGTAATGGATACAGCTCTGGATCCCATGGTGGACAGTGTGGCCCGTCGCTGTGGGGTGATTCGGACTAATCAGGTAAGCCGCCGCACTACGCTACTCCTGACCCGTTTTCGTTTCCACATCATTGCCAAGCAGGGAGACGAGGAAAACCCGCTCCTGGCAGAAGACTGCCAAATACTAGCCTTTACGGGCTCTCCGGAAAAGGCTGAATGGCTTGAGCCTGGTCAGGCAGAGAAGCTCCTGACGGCCACTCCGGACGGCAACATTAGTGCCGACCAGGCCACAACGTTTCTACAGAAAGTGATCGATCAATTCGACCATCTCAGTCCCCACCTTGAATCTGTAGCCCAGCAGCGAGGGAATGATTTACTTGAGGCTCATCGCCGAGTCCGCAGCGCAGCCAAACTCAAGGGTGTTCGCTACCGAGTGGAGCCACAACTCCCCCCTGATGTTTTAGGTATCTATATGTTCATGCCAGTCCCGAAAACTTAG
- a CDS encoding Eco57I restriction-modification methylase domain-containing protein, whose amino-acid sequence MRHSRNIFTTVRSEGAILPSDLLQRIVSGDKGLDGLDARSFHLLEGDRINEAINRSWSRLRGAWVNFQHALTQLSSDDAATRLTREKFLLPLFQELGYGRLPPASAIEISGKRYAISHGWHHTPIHLVGYRVDLDKRSAGIAGAAKSSPHSLVQELLNRSNQHLWAFLANGRRLRILRDNASLTRQAYVEFDLEAMMAGEVYADFVLLWLLCHQSRVESESPSRCWLERWSQVADSQGTRALEQLRKGVEVAISTLGQRFLSHPANQELRRLLQTGALSAQEYNHQLRRLVYRLLFLFVVEDRDVLLDPAAAPEAKECYQRYYSVNRLRSLADRHRGTRHHDLYLGLQVVMQHLGGEGCPALGLPALGSFLWSNEATPALDGCQLANSALLETVRALAFICDRNGRRPVDYKNLQSRELGSIYESLLELHPYLNIDAKTFKLETVEGNRRKTTGCYYTPESLVQTLLRTTLNPVLDSATRQPDPEAAILNLKICDTACGSGHFLTAAAQRMAKQLATLRTGDEEPGLDAVRTALRQVISRCIYGVDVNRMAVELCKVALWMEAMEPGKPLPFLEHHIQWGNSLIGATPALMARGIPDDVFKPIRGDDKALCRDLKRQNKREREQAQLTLVDPSTRPWEWLEDMAAYAPEHQPWQQLEELAAQMAELDGIPDETIAQVQLKQRKYQELLASTEYRFSRFRADSWCAAFVWRKTPGFDYALTEEVFRKIKQNPYNAADWLWGEVENLQAQYHFFHWHVAFAHIFRVPKQAEAVEHEQAGWSGGFDVELGNTPWERIKVQEREWFAAYRPDISNSVNATQRKRKIQALKTEDPELYGQFMERCRQSDGESHFIHHSGKYPLCGRGDINTFAVFAEINRLLLQPNGRLGCIVPSSMATADTTKYFFQDLMASKALVSYYDFENRAKIFFPAVDSRMRFALMTLTGSQQPVEQADFVFFAHRIEDLAQSDRHIHLTLDDINLLNPGTKTCPTFRSQREFAIARQVYQTIPVLGQSDHQGDRWQLRITQGLFSQTADIGLLQPATAIDSDQTDLIRCYEARMISSFNHREGSAGITDKNTFRTGVSIAISDEERTDPHFLAQSRYWASPQDTAQRLPKDYPYQWLMGFKDVTSATNTRTMIACVLPKTAVLCSIRVVFLEDYRDATPGGLLSLLANWNSFCFDFFCRQSTPGNHLSDYIVRQLPTLPPSTYQQPCPWDAVLTLEDWILPRVLELTYTAWDLEGFAKDCGYEAAPFPWNLDRRSWLQAELDAAFFHLYSIQREDVDFMLESFPIVKRKDQQKLGCFQTKSRILHIYDWLTTAIQSGSAYHRNLEASMKDHFP is encoded by the coding sequence ATGCGCCATTCCAGGAACATCTTTACCACTGTCCGTTCAGAAGGAGCCATTCTCCCCAGTGACCTGCTCCAGCGGATTGTCAGTGGAGATAAAGGCCTGGATGGGTTGGATGCTAGGTCATTCCACCTGCTGGAAGGCGATCGCATCAACGAAGCCATCAACCGCTCCTGGAGCAGGCTGCGCGGTGCCTGGGTCAACTTCCAACATGCCCTGACCCAACTCTCCTCAGACGATGCCGCTACCCGCCTGACCCGTGAAAAATTTCTACTCCCGCTATTTCAAGAGTTAGGCTATGGTCGCCTGCCCCCAGCCTCAGCGATCGAGATCAGTGGCAAACGCTATGCCATCTCCCACGGTTGGCACCACACGCCTATCCATCTCGTTGGCTACCGGGTAGACCTGGATAAACGCTCCGCCGGGATTGCTGGTGCGGCCAAAAGTAGCCCCCATAGCCTGGTGCAAGAGCTGCTCAATCGTTCCAACCAGCATCTCTGGGCTTTCCTTGCCAATGGCCGTAGACTTCGCATCCTGCGCGATAACGCTAGCTTGACCCGACAAGCCTACGTCGAGTTTGACCTGGAAGCCATGATGGCTGGTGAAGTCTACGCTGATTTCGTACTGCTCTGGCTGCTGTGTCATCAATCGCGGGTAGAATCAGAGTCGCCTAGCAGGTGCTGGTTGGAACGATGGTCTCAGGTTGCGGACTCCCAAGGCACGCGGGCACTGGAGCAACTCCGCAAAGGCGTAGAAGTTGCCATCTCGACTTTAGGGCAGAGATTCCTCTCCCACCCTGCGAATCAGGAGCTGCGTCGGCTATTGCAAACTGGAGCACTGTCAGCTCAGGAATATAACCACCAGCTCAGGCGACTGGTTTATCGTCTGCTGTTCCTATTTGTTGTTGAAGACCGGGACGTTTTACTAGACCCCGCCGCTGCACCAGAAGCTAAGGAATGCTATCAGCGCTACTACTCCGTCAATCGTCTGCGCTCCCTGGCCGATCGCCATCGCGGAACCCGTCACCACGACCTTTATCTGGGGCTTCAGGTGGTCATGCAGCATCTAGGGGGCGAAGGCTGCCCTGCGCTGGGGCTGCCAGCTTTAGGCAGTTTCCTGTGGTCGAATGAGGCCACTCCTGCGCTTGATGGTTGTCAACTCGCCAATTCAGCCCTACTGGAAACCGTTCGGGCACTGGCGTTTATTTGCGATCGCAATGGCAGACGCCCCGTAGACTACAAAAATCTCCAATCCCGCGAGCTGGGCAGCATTTACGAATCCTTACTAGAGCTGCATCCCTACCTCAACATTGATGCCAAAACTTTCAAGCTTGAGACCGTCGAAGGCAATCGCCGCAAGACCACCGGCTGCTACTATACCCCCGAAAGCCTGGTTCAAACCCTGCTCCGAACCACTCTGAATCCGGTTTTAGACAGTGCTACACGTCAGCCAGACCCAGAAGCCGCCATTCTCAACCTTAAAATTTGCGACACCGCCTGTGGTAGCGGCCACTTTTTAACCGCTGCGGCCCAACGGATGGCCAAGCAGTTAGCTACCCTTCGCACCGGGGACGAAGAGCCAGGACTCGATGCCGTCCGTACTGCTCTACGCCAGGTCATTAGCCGCTGCATCTATGGGGTAGACGTGAACCGCATGGCGGTAGAGCTGTGTAAGGTGGCCCTATGGATGGAGGCTATGGAACCGGGGAAACCGCTGCCCTTCCTGGAACACCATATTCAATGGGGGAATTCTCTGATTGGGGCCACTCCTGCTCTGATGGCCAGGGGCATTCCCGATGATGTCTTTAAGCCCATTCGAGGGGACGACAAAGCCCTCTGCCGTGACCTCAAACGCCAGAACAAGCGGGAACGCGAGCAGGCCCAGCTTACCCTGGTTGATCCTTCCACACGCCCCTGGGAATGGTTGGAGGATATGGCCGCCTATGCGCCAGAACACCAACCCTGGCAACAGCTGGAAGAACTGGCCGCCCAGATGGCCGAGCTAGACGGCATCCCCGATGAAACCATCGCCCAGGTCCAGCTCAAGCAGCGGAAATACCAAGAACTCCTTGCCTCCACCGAGTACCGCTTCAGTCGATTTCGAGCTGATAGCTGGTGTGCCGCTTTTGTTTGGCGCAAAACGCCAGGGTTCGACTACGCCTTGACGGAGGAGGTCTTCCGCAAGATTAAGCAGAATCCCTACAATGCGGCTGATTGGCTCTGGGGAGAGGTGGAAAACCTCCAGGCTCAGTACCATTTCTTCCATTGGCATGTTGCCTTTGCCCATATTTTCCGTGTCCCCAAGCAGGCCGAAGCGGTTGAACACGAGCAGGCCGGGTGGTCCGGCGGCTTTGATGTGGAGCTGGGTAATACTCCCTGGGAGCGCATCAAAGTCCAGGAGCGAGAGTGGTTTGCCGCCTATCGCCCCGATATTTCCAATTCTGTGAATGCGACGCAACGAAAGCGGAAAATCCAGGCCCTCAAGACGGAAGATCCCGAACTCTATGGTCAGTTCATGGAGCGCTGCCGTCAATCTGATGGAGAAAGCCACTTCATCCACCATTCGGGCAAGTATCCCCTCTGCGGTCGGGGCGACATCAATACCTTTGCCGTCTTTGCCGAAATCAACCGCCTACTGCTGCAGCCCAACGGAAGGCTCGGCTGCATTGTGCCTTCCAGCATGGCCACTGCCGATACCACCAAATATTTCTTCCAGGATCTGATGGCGTCGAAGGCCTTAGTCAGCTACTACGACTTTGAGAACCGGGCCAAAATCTTCTTCCCTGCCGTAGACTCCCGGATGCGGTTTGCCCTGATGACCCTCACCGGCAGCCAACAGCCCGTAGAGCAGGCCGACTTTGTGTTCTTTGCCCACCGCATCGAAGACCTGGCCCAGAGCGATCGCCACATCCATCTCACCCTCGACGACATCAACCTGCTCAACCCCGGCACCAAGACCTGTCCCACCTTTCGATCGCAACGGGAATTTGCTATTGCCAGGCAGGTTTACCAAACGATTCCCGTGCTGGGACAGTCAGATCACCAGGGCGATCGCTGGCAGCTTCGCATCACCCAGGGACTCTTCAGCCAGACAGCCGATATCGGTCTGCTCCAGCCTGCTACTGCCATTGACTCCGACCAGACAGATCTCATCCGCTGCTACGAAGCCCGCATGATCAGCAGCTTTAACCATCGGGAAGGCTCAGCCGGTATTACCGACAAAAACACGTTCCGCACTGGCGTCAGCATTGCCATTTCCGATGAAGAGCGTACCGATCCCCACTTCCTAGCCCAGTCCCGCTACTGGGCATCTCCCCAAGACACGGCTCAGCGCCTTCCCAAGGACTATCCTTACCAGTGGCTGATGGGGTTTAAGGATGTCACCAGCGCCACCAACACCCGCACCATGATTGCCTGTGTTCTGCCGAAAACAGCGGTATTGTGCAGCATCCGAGTGGTGTTTTTAGAAGATTACCGAGACGCCACTCCCGGCGGCCTGCTCAGCCTGCTCGCTAACTGGAACAGCTTTTGCTTTGACTTTTTCTGTCGCCAAAGCACCCCTGGCAATCACCTGTCTGACTACATCGTTCGCCAACTGCCGACCCTGCCACCTTCCACCTATCAGCAGCCCTGTCCCTGGGATGCCGTCCTCACCCTGGAAGACTGGATTCTACCTCGGGTTCTAGAGTTGACTTATACCGCTTGGGATTTGGAGGGATTTGCAAAAGACTGTGGCTACGAAGCCGCACCCTTCCCCTGGAATCTCGATCGTCGCTCATGGCTCCAGGCTGAACTTGACGCAGCGTTCTTCCACCTCTACAGCATCCAGCGAGAGGATGTGGACTTCATGCTGGAGAGCTTTCCTATTGTGAAGCGTAAAGATCAACAAAAGCTGGGTTGCTTCCAAACTAAGTCCCGCATCCTGCACATCTATGATTGGCTAACAACAGCCATACAGTCCGGGAGTGCTTACCACAGGAATCTCGAGGCATCCATGAAAGACCACTTTCCCTGA
- a CDS encoding Eco57I restriction-modification methylase domain-containing protein, translating into MKVRAKNIFTTVRSEGAILPSDLLQRVVDSEKSLKGLTPAAYHLLEGEKLNEAINRSWSRLRGAWASFQGALERLPESDAATKVTRDRILLPLFQELGYGRLTTTRAIEIEGKAYPISHLWQNTPIHLVGYRVDLDKRTAGVAGAARSSPHSLVQEFLNRSDDHLWAFVSNGRRLRILRDNASLTRQAYVEFDLEAMMAGEVYADFVLLWLLCHQSRVEAEKPEQCWLEVWSKTADDQGKRALDALRDGVEAAIASLGQGFLTHSANRTLRHKLQSGELPTQDYYRQLLRLVYRLLFLFVAEDRELLLDPNAEPAAKDRYTLYYSTARLRTLAEKRRGTRHSDLFHGLRLVMEKLSSRSGCPELALPALNGFLWSEEATSDLEVCQIANLDLLKAVRALAFITDQHGRRAVDYKNLQSEELGSVYESLLELQPELNISAGTFELKTVGGNERKTTGSYYTPDSLVQCLLDSALDPVLDEAVRQPDPEAAILALRVCDPACGSGHFLIAAAHRIAKRLAAVRTGDEEPAPEARYTAIRDVIGYCIYGVDINPMAVELCKVALCMEAVEPGRPLPFIEHHIRQGNSLLNATPRLIGRGIPDEAFKPIEGDDKSVCSQFRKRNKKEREKQQLTLVDPAQRPWEWLEDVTVYAPELQPWKQLEEMAARMEELDDLPGDTLADIYLKQQKHRELLESTEYKFTSFRADVWCSAFVMRKVSDFEYLMTEEVFRKIKQNPLNAPKWLANEVAKLKAQYHFFHWHVAFPHIFQVPKHEEEAHQQEMGWSGGFDVVLGNPPWEKLQTEELQFFAARNPAIASLRGAIRKLAIKRLQEVDPSLASAWAQQRRFDAAMIGFIRNSKSYPLTGVGKFNTFALFSEQNRKIASEQGRIGCIVPSGIATDDTTKLFFQDLIKKSALISLYDFENREEIFTGVHRSYKFCLLTLHGSVRNPEDETEMVFFALQVEDIRNPEKNFTLSTKDFLNLNPNTLTCPTFRFQKDAEINKSIYRKIPVLLNESSDVKNFYKPKVWRLLNTTDDSSNFVKLEDGYIKEGIIPVIEAKMIHQFDHRFSIYESDKNSEVKTRETSILEKENPDFLSTARHYIKDFFFRKRIAEEYCDKGWFFTARNIARSTDERTVISAILPKVASCEMTPYIEVGAGIESATFLCGVLNSFVLDYAARQKVGGTHLSYFILYQLPVVAPAEFDVFLIDFFANRVLELTYTSWDLQPFAQDCGYEGPPFKWDEDRRFLLRCELDAAYFHLYGIQRDDVDYIMETFPIVKRKDEKAHGHYRTKDTILQIYDAMATAIASGQPYQTLLNPPPADPRVAHPPREPGIRSSD; encoded by the coding sequence ATGAAAGTTCGCGCCAAAAATATTTTTACGACGGTTCGTTCAGAGGGGGCTATCCTTCCCAGTGATCTGCTTCAGCGGGTTGTAGATAGTGAAAAAAGTCTCAAGGGCCTGACTCCGGCTGCCTATCACCTGCTAGAAGGGGAGAAGCTCAACGAAGCCATCAACCGTTCCTGGAGTCGTTTGCGTGGGGCCTGGGCTAGCTTTCAAGGGGCGTTGGAAAGGCTGCCTGAGTCAGACGCGGCGACCAAAGTGACCCGCGATCGCATCCTTTTGCCGCTTTTCCAGGAGCTGGGCTACGGACGGCTAACCACCACCCGCGCCATTGAGATTGAGGGCAAGGCTTACCCCATCTCCCACCTCTGGCAAAACACGCCAATTCATCTGGTGGGCTACCGGGTAGATCTGGATAAGCGCACCGCTGGCGTTGCCGGAGCCGCCCGCAGCAGCCCCCACAGTCTGGTGCAGGAGTTTTTGAACCGCTCGGATGATCACCTTTGGGCGTTTGTTTCCAATGGGCGACGGCTGCGAATTCTGCGGGACAATGCCAGCCTCACTCGCCAGGCTTATGTAGAGTTTGACCTGGAAGCCATGATGGCCGGGGAAGTCTATGCCGATTTTGTGCTGCTGTGGCTGCTGTGTCACCAGTCGCGGGTAGAAGCGGAAAAGCCGGAACAGTGCTGGCTGGAGGTCTGGTCGAAAACGGCTGACGACCAAGGCAAGCGAGCTTTGGATGCTCTACGGGATGGGGTGGAAGCCGCGATCGCATCCCTGGGCCAGGGCTTTTTGACCCACTCGGCTAACCGTACCCTGCGGCACAAGCTCCAGTCTGGCGAGCTGCCCACCCAGGACTACTACCGCCAACTACTGCGGCTGGTCTATCGCCTGCTGTTTCTGTTCGTTGCCGAGGACCGGGAACTACTGCTCGACCCCAACGCGGAACCTGCCGCGAAGGATCGCTACACCCTCTATTACTCCACTGCTCGCCTGCGCACCCTGGCAGAAAAGCGTCGGGGCACCCGCCACAGCGACCTGTTCCATGGTCTGCGTCTGGTAATGGAGAAGCTTAGCAGCCGGTCTGGTTGCCCTGAGCTAGCTCTACCCGCTCTGAATGGATTTCTATGGTCAGAAGAAGCAACCAGTGATCTAGAAGTCTGTCAGATTGCCAATTTAGACTTACTCAAAGCGGTCAGGGCTTTAGCCTTCATCACCGATCAGCATGGGCGACGGGCGGTTGATTATAAGAACCTACAGTCTGAGGAATTAGGGAGTGTCTATGAGTCTCTGCTAGAACTACAGCCCGAACTCAATATCAGTGCTGGAACGTTTGAGCTGAAAACGGTAGGTGGGAATGAGCGTAAAACAACCGGCAGCTATTACACCCCAGATAGCTTAGTTCAGTGCTTACTGGATTCAGCATTAGATCCTGTGTTAGATGAGGCCGTTCGACAGCCAGATCCCGAAGCCGCCATCCTGGCGTTAAGGGTTTGCGACCCCGCATGTGGCAGTGGTCATTTTCTGATTGCGGCTGCCCACCGTATTGCTAAACGACTAGCCGCAGTGAGAACTGGGGATGAAGAACCTGCCCCCGAAGCTAGATATACAGCCATTCGCGATGTCATTGGTTACTGCATCTATGGCGTTGACATTAACCCCATGGCAGTCGAACTCTGCAAAGTGGCTCTCTGCATGGAAGCTGTTGAACCAGGAAGACCCCTGCCATTCATAGAACACCATATTCGCCAAGGAAACTCGCTCCTCAATGCGACACCAAGACTGATAGGTAGAGGAATCCCAGATGAGGCGTTTAAGCCGATTGAAGGGGATGACAAGTCTGTTTGCAGTCAATTTAGGAAACGGAATAAGAAGGAGCGTGAAAAGCAGCAGTTAACTCTAGTAGACCCTGCTCAGCGTCCATGGGAGTGGTTAGAGGACGTCACCGTCTATGCCCCAGAACTTCAGCCTTGGAAACAGCTGGAAGAGATGGCAGCCCGAATGGAGGAATTGGATGACTTACCAGGCGATACTCTCGCAGACATTTATCTGAAGCAGCAGAAACATAGAGAACTGCTTGAGTCAACTGAATATAAATTCACCTCATTTAGAGCGGATGTCTGGTGCTCAGCGTTTGTAATGAGGAAAGTGAGTGACTTCGAGTATTTGATGACTGAAGAAGTTTTTCGCAAAATAAAACAAAATCCTCTAAATGCACCGAAATGGTTGGCGAATGAAGTTGCGAAGCTGAAGGCTCAATATCATTTCTTTCATTGGCATGTTGCCTTTCCTCACATCTTTCAGGTACCGAAGCACGAAGAAGAGGCCCATCAACAGGAAATGGGCTGGAGTGGGGGATTTGATGTGGTGCTAGGAAATCCTCCTTGGGAAAAGCTCCAAACCGAAGAGTTACAGTTTTTCGCAGCAAGGAATCCTGCAATTGCAAGCTTAAGAGGAGCAATAAGAAAATTAGCAATTAAGCGGTTGCAAGAAGTAGACCCTTCCTTAGCATCTGCTTGGGCTCAACAAAGAAGATTTGATGCGGCCATGATTGGATTCATCCGAAACTCTAAATCTTATCCTTTAACAGGAGTGGGGAAATTTAATACCTTCGCGCTTTTTTCAGAACAAAACAGAAAAATCGCTTCTGAACAAGGCCGGATTGGCTGCATTGTACCTTCTGGAATTGCTACCGATGATACAACTAAACTGTTTTTTCAGGATCTTATTAAAAAATCAGCTTTGATTAGTCTATACGACTTTGAAAATAGAGAGGAGATATTTACTGGCGTACATAGAAGTTACAAATTTTGTCTGTTAACCCTTCATGGATCGGTGAGGAATCCTGAGGACGAAACTGAAATGGTATTTTTTGCCCTTCAAGTGGAAGACATACGTAATCCAGAAAAGAATTTCACCCTTAGCACCAAGGATTTTTTAAACCTCAATCCGAACACTCTAACTTGCCCTACCTTTAGATTCCAAAAAGATGCTGAAATAAACAAATCAATTTATCGTAAGATCCCTGTATTGTTAAACGAATCCTCAGATGTCAAAAACTTTTACAAGCCGAAAGTTTGGAGGCTTCTGAACACAACAGATGACAGCAGCAATTTCGTAAAACTAGAAGATGGCTATATCAAAGAAGGCATCATTCCTGTCATTGAAGCAAAAATGATCCACCAGTTCGATCACAGATTTTCAATTTATGAGAGCGATAAAAATTCGGAAGTCAAGACTAGAGAAACGTCTATCCTTGAAAAGGAGAACCCAGATTTTTTGTCGACAGCTAGACACTACATCAAAGACTTCTTTTTTAGGAAAAGAATCGCAGAAGAATATTGTGATAAAGGATGGTTTTTTACTGCGAGAAATATAGCTCGCTCCACTGACGAAAGAACTGTTATATCTGCCATCCTTCCAAAGGTTGCTAGTTGTGAGATGACACCTTACATAGAAGTAGGAGCGGGGATAGAATCAGCAACCTTTTTGTGTGGTGTACTAAATAGTTTTGTTTTGGATTATGCTGCTCGCCAAAAGGTAGGTGGTACTCATTTAAGCTACTTTATCCTTTATCAGCTACCTGTAGTAGCACCTGCTGAGTTTGATGTCTTTCTGATAGATTTTTTTGCCAATAGAGTCTTAGAACTCACTTATACCTCCTGGGATCTCCAACCCTTTGCCCAAGATTGCGGCTACGAAGGCCCACCCTTCAAATGGGACGAAGACCGCCGCTTCCTACTCCGCTGCGAACTCGACGCCGCCTACTTCCACCTCTACGGCATCCAGCGCGACGACGTTGACTACATTATGGAAACCTTTCCCATCGTCAAACGCAAAGATGAAAAAGCCCACGGCCACTACCGCACCAAAGACACCATCCTCCAAATCTACGACGCCATGGCTACTGCCATAGCTAGCGGTCAACCCTACCAAACTCTCCTCAACCCACCCCCCGCCGACCCTCGCGTAGCGCATCCACCGAGGGAGCCAGGAATCAGGAGTAGCGACTAG
- a CDS encoding DUF2281 domain-containing protein, protein MPEFEQLRDDISTLPAIAQQLVVDFVAFLKQRYASPEPTTHQPLNLENEPFVGMWSDRAEMADSTAWVRQIRQQHWRS, encoded by the coding sequence ATGCCCGAATTTGAGCAACTGAGAGACGACATTTCTACCCTGCCTGCCATAGCCCAACAGCTCGTGGTAGATTTCGTTGCCTTCCTGAAGCAGCGTTATGCCTCACCCGAGCCCACAACCCACCAACCTCTGAACCTCGAAAACGAACCCTTCGTCGGCATGTGGAGCGATCGGGCCGAAATGGCAGACAGCACTGCCTGGGTAAGGCAAATTCGGCAACAACACTGGCGCAGTTGA